In Spirosoma sp. KUDC1026, the sequence CCCGATCGCTGAACTGGCTACGTTCCGGAAACTGGACAGCCGGCTTCAGGGCCACCCCACCACGGCCGAGCACCTGCCCGGTGTCCGGATCGCATCGGGTTCATTGGGACAGGGCCTGTCGGTTGCCGCCGGTGCTGCCTACGCCAAAAAACTGAACGGCGACGACAAACACGTTTACGTACTGATGGGCGACGGCGAGCAGCAGGAAGGCCAGATCTGGGAAGCCGCTCAGTTTGCGCCCAACAAAAAACTGGGTAACCTGACCGCCGTTGTTGACTATAACCTGGCGCAGATTGATGGCAAAACCGAGTACGTAAACGATAACCGCGATTTGGCGGCCAAGTACCGGGCGTTTGGCTGGCACATTGACGAGATGCAGGGTAACGATATGAATGACGTAATCCGGACGCTGAAAAAAGCGCAGGAAAATCCTGACGTACCAACCCTGATTCTAATGCACACCGAAATGGGCTACGGCGTCGATTACATGGTGGGCAACTACAAATGGCACGGCGTAGCACCGAATGCCGAGCAAGTGCAGCAAGCCATGAATCAGCTGCCGCTGTCAGTAGGCTACTCTGATTATTAGTCTATTAGACGAAAGAGGTAAGACGTAAGAAAAGAGACGTAACGCTGCGAGTCACCCATGAAGATCCAACGCTTGGTCATCGAAAATTTCAAGTCCATTGAACGGATCGAGCTCATTGAGCCGAATCCGTTCACGGTCTTTGTCGGCCCCAACGGTTCCGGCAAGTCGAATATTTTCGAGGCTTTGGAGTTTTTAGTATTACGCAAAGATATTTCTGAGTCTATATTATTCGGAATGTTTGGAGGCAAGGACTCCATCATCAGAAGACAAAGTAGGGAATCTGATTTCAGGACTGAATGTGCTCTCGATATAGTGACGCTGTATAATACAGGCGCGTTACCTAAAACGAATGACGCTCATAATAACGCAGGTTACAAGCAATTTGTCAACTTCTGCCATTTGTTCGTAAAAAATAAAGAGGTAGAAAAATATCCAATAAAAGACAAAAGTCGTCTGTCATTATCGGCAGGCAACTTAGAAGTTGTGCTAAAACGTATCCTCACGAACGAGACACTAAAAGAAGAAGTCTTCGAATGGCTTGAGCTCTTCGTTCCAGGTTTTGAAGTAGTTGAAGTAGATGATCGGGATGAACTACACTGGTTTGAAAAATCTTCACCGGGGTACTTTACTAAAGACTTAATCTCTGACGGAACGTATAACATTTTAGCCTTATTAACAGCTATCTACCAGAGTGATAAGCCACAGTTTTTGTGTACAGAAGAACCGGAAAATGGTCTCAATCCTAAAGTCATTGCTGAGTTTGTGAATCTCTGTCGCTACGCCTGCGAGGAATTCGGTCATTTTATCTGGCTGAATACGCACTCGCAATCGCTGGTTTCCCAGTTGACTACAGATGAAATAATTTTGGTTGATAAACGGGATGGAGCTACGCAGATCAAACAAGTAAAAGGAATGGATTTGCATGATTTGCCAATGGATGAAGCCTGGCTTTCCAATGCTCTTGGAGGGGGCATACCGTGGTGAAACTGGGTATTATCTGCGAAGGAGAATCTGAACCATTTATTCTCGACACAGTTGAATTTCGCCAACTCATCGCTCAATACGATCTTGAATTGGTTGGCGTCACCCAAGCCGGTGGTAAAAAAGAATATGAGGCAGAGCGTATTAATAAGCACCGCCAGATTCTTCTTGACCGAGGTGCAGAGCGCATTATTGTCTTGGTTGATTTGGACACAGATGCCTGCATTACGTTGACCAAGCAACAAATCAGCCCGTTCCCGGACCAAACAGTTATTGTCGCCGTTAAGGAGTTTGAGAACTGGTATCTTGCCGATTCGCACGCCCTAAGCCAGTTTCTAGGTGTGTTAACAACAATTGAGTTGCCGGAAGAAGACAGCGATGCCATTACTACGATGATCGATATGGGAAGAACGGCCAAAGCGTTCGCCCGGTATCGTAAGAGTAAAGTTTTACTGGCAAAGAATATGCACCGTAACGGCTTCTCCATCGAGCGGGCGGCTGCCCACCCGAATTACCCGAGTGCCCACTATTTTCTAACTAAATTGCAAACCCTCGCTTCGGCGAACTGATTACGAAACATGAAAAAATTCGAATACACAGAAAAGAAAGATACACGCTCGGGCTTCGGCGCGGGTATTGCTGAACTGGGCCGCTCAAACCCAAAAATCGTTGCACTGACGGCCGATCTGGCCGGGTCGCTCAAACTGGAAACCTTCATTAAGGAAAATCCGGAGCGTTTTGTGCAGTGCGGTATCGCCGAGGCTAACATGATCGGCGTATCGGCTGGCCTGACCATTGGCGGCTTTGTTCCCTTCGCGACCACGTTCGCCAACTTCGCGACGGGCCGGGTATACGACCAGATTCGCCAATCGGTCGCGTATTCGAATAA encodes:
- a CDS encoding transketolase encodes the protein MEIQQLEQVATAVRRDIVRMVAAVNSGHPGGSLGCTDFLVGLYFDVMRRKMDADGKPVFDMDGIDEDIFFLSNGHISPVFYSVLARAGYFPIAELATFRKLDSRLQGHPTTAEHLPGVRIASGSLGQGLSVAAGAAYAKKLNGDDKHVYVLMGDGEQQEGQIWEAAQFAPNKKLGNLTAVVDYNLAQIDGKTEYVNDNRDLAAKYRAFGWHIDEMQGNDMNDVIRTLKKAQENPDVPTLILMHTEMGYGVDYMVGNYKWHGVAPNAEQVQQAMNQLPLSVGYSDY
- a CDS encoding AAA family ATPase gives rise to the protein MKIQRLVIENFKSIERIELIEPNPFTVFVGPNGSGKSNIFEALEFLVLRKDISESILFGMFGGKDSIIRRQSRESDFRTECALDIVTLYNTGALPKTNDAHNNAGYKQFVNFCHLFVKNKEVEKYPIKDKSRLSLSAGNLEVVLKRILTNETLKEEVFEWLELFVPGFEVVEVDDRDELHWFEKSSPGYFTKDLISDGTYNILALLTAIYQSDKPQFLCTEEPENGLNPKVIAEFVNLCRYACEEFGHFIWLNTHSQSLVSQLTTDEIILVDKRDGATQIKQVKGMDLHDLPMDEAWLSNALGGGIPW